A stretch of Oryza brachyantha chromosome 4, ObraRS2, whole genome shotgun sequence DNA encodes these proteins:
- the LOC102708147 gene encoding serine/threonine-protein kinase OXI1-like, which yields MTAAAAAMAPPDPALPRQLSLGDLRAVSMLGRGAKGVVFHVVPAAGEEEEGGGAGGVSSSMALKAVSREAARHRKAGSGGGDGHRRIWFERDVLMSLRHPLLPSLRGVLATDAVVGFAIDRCGGGDLNALRRRQTEKMFSDSVIRFYAAELVLALEYLHSLGIVYRDLKPENVLIQDSGHIMLVDFDLSTRLPTPPPEEEDAAPADSMPEPPPSSPSPKRAKSKRLPGAALCFPFRSVGATKPASSADSPSPTSTSRTASSSSSSSSTTTTASSTAAGTRTPAKSNSFVGTEDYVAPEIISGSGHDFSVDWWGLGVVLYEMLYGRTPFRGLNRKETFYRVLSKQPELVGEKTPLRDLIARLLEKEPEKRIGARGIKAHPFFNGVDWDRILRVARPPFIPPPPDNEDDGEVLDVEKVVQEVFAANDGGAVPGVAEKPLPEEGGAAGDEQLRDPSKDGDLAVFF from the exons atgacggcggcggcggcggcgatggcgccgccggACCCGGCGTTGCCGCGGCAGCTCAGCCTCGGGGACCTCAGGGCGGTGTCCATGCTCGGCCGTGGCGCCAAGGGCGTCGTGTTCCACGTCGTGcccgcggcgggggaggaggaggaaggaggaggagcgggcgGCGTCTCCTCGTCCATGGCGCTCAAGGCGGTCtcgcgggaggcggcgcggcacaGGAAggcggggagcggcggcggggatgggCACAGGCGGATCTGGTTCGAGCGGGACGTGCTCATGTCGCTGCGCCACCCGCTGCTCCCTTCCCTCCGCGGCGTCCTCGccaccgacgccgtcgttgggTTCGCCATCGACCGGTGCGGCGGGGGAGACCTCAACGCTCTCCGGCGCCGCCAGACCGAGAAGATGTTCTCTGACTCCGTCATCCG CTTCTACGCGGCGGAGCTGGTGCTGGCGCTCGAGTATCTGCACAGCCTCGGCATCGTGTACCGCGACCTCAAGCCAGAGAACGTCTTGATACAGGACAGCGGCCACATCATGCTCGTCGACTTCGACCTCTCCACGAGgctcccgacgccgccgccggaggaggaggacgcggcgCCAGCTGATTCCATGCCGGAGCCTCCGCCTAGTTCACCGTCCCCGAAACGCGCGAAGTCCAAGAGGCTTCCGGGAGCGGCCTTGTGCTTTCCGTTTCGTTCGGTTGGCGCCACGAAGCCGGCCTCGTCGGCGgactcgccgtcgccaactTCAACCTCGCGCACGGCCtcatcctcctcgtcgtcgtcttcgacCACTACCACTgcgtcctccaccgccgctggCACGCGGACGCCAGCGAAATCGAACTCGTTCGTAGGCACAGAGGACTACGTGGCGCCGGAGATCATCTCCGGTAGCGGACACGACTTCTCCGTGGACTGGTGGGGTCTGGGCGTGGTGCTCTACGAGATGCTCTACGGCCGCACGCCGTTCCGGGGACTGAACAGGAAGGAGACGTTCTACCGCGTCCTTTCCAAGCAGCCAGAGCTCGTCGGCGAGAAGACGCCACTGCGCGACCTCATCGCCCGCCTCCTGGAGAAGGAACCTGAGAAGCGTATCGGTGCGCGCGGGATCAAGGCGCACCCGTTCTTCAACGGCGTCGACTGGGACCGCATCCTCCGCGTGGCGCGCCCGCCGTTCATCCCGCCACCACCGGAcaacgaggacgacggcgaggtgctCGACGTCGAGAAGGTCGTCCAGGAGGTGTTCGCGGCCAATGACGGCGGGGCCGTGCCGGGGGTGGCGGAAAAGCCTTTGCCGGAGGAAGGTggagccgccggcgacgagcagtTGAGAGATCCGTCCAAAGATGGCGATTTAGCCGTATTTTTCTGA
- the LOC102717245 gene encoding uncharacterized protein LOC102717245 isoform X1 — protein MHRKPLLPTLATRGPPSSSLAPRPPLLLSLRRLLFPRRRAPSSPPPAARRRPAAAAMAGAAGDPVASAAAAAGGAASFRVGMVRVVSFLVGGLNVAVLLLGLYLIDGVLPPGCGGGLALAAAPALAGVRVLSMIGAARAQHATADAIARLHLDEGAASVAADAVARHDIRVRYKRWLWWTRFGMAVGAMQLVGAIYLMFVIVRDLSNERRATSCFFGQDEADQVSRRALVALFLILSWVVVIVQCFTGSDILRWRSFYATHDMAWKAHYREVFDHGIREALCCLGRAKYLTVLEEDEVYSVARLLGDLVAYRASGTGHLELLAGLALLQKNENLPHLQNNLTEAPRNIMQEAAVLHPFAEACYTGPLLDVGRNPILFPCAWLYRQGVLTPWSRRRRPALDGDNWWRGHAAAFLRFVHIPAKALLRGRVCQSKREAAYFVVVLHDKKTVVIAVRGTETPEDLITDGLCRECAFTMEDLDGLVKCEQLPATTRERVISTFPHYGHGGILESARELFMQLHECTGDNLSSRTVGFLPTLVGEGSECHGYKIRLVGHSLGGAVAAVLGMMLFGRYPDVHVYAYGPLPCVDFVIAEACSQFVTTIVCNDEFSSRLSINSILRLRAAAIRALSDNSPADTAMIQKLARRILHVNKYHDSGTDGGIMEDQTDSRKRATARHTFEGRAVSTDRRFPHQDASYTSTSEPDLLNLQNGFNGYNGSNSSIDEYMSSRIPDTDCDVQTISLHGLDSGSEQHHTSYRDIPVEPPEMFLAGLVIHIVRQRRSLFPLWKCWSFQGSEPPYKAFLAKRENFTDLAVTPAMFTDHLPWRCHYAMQRILEAQTSASCTNSDSPVERLV, from the exons ATGCATAGAAAGCCCCTCCTCCCCACCCTCGCCACCCGCGGGCCGCCCAGCAGCAGCCTCGCCCCCCGTCCCCCGCTCCTCCTTTCgcttcgccgcctcctcttcccgcgccgccgcgcgccctcctcgccgccgcctgctgcccGACGGaggcccgctgccgccgccatggcgggCGCCGCTGGCGACCCCGtggcctccgcggcggcggcggcgggtggggcCGCCTCGTTCCGGGTCGGGATGGTGCGGGTGGTCTCGTTCCTCGTCGGGGGCCTCAACGTGGCCGTGCTGCTGCTCGGGCTGTACCTCATCGACGGCGTCCTCCCGCCGGGGTGCGGCGGGGggctcgcgctcgccgccgcgcccgcgctggCGGGGGTCCGCGTGCTCTCCATgatcggcgccgcgcgcgcgcagcaCGCTACAGCGGATGCCATCGCGAGGCTCCACCTCGACGAGGGCGCCGCGTCCGTCGCCGCTGATGCCGTAGCGCGCCACGATATCAGG GTGAGGTATAAACGCTGGTTGTGGTGGACTAGATTCGGCATGGCAGTGGGTGCAATGCAATTGGTTGGGGCGATTTATCTCATGTTTGTCATTGTGAGAGATCTTTCAAATGAAAGAAGAGCCACTTCCTGTTTCTTTG GACAGGATGAAGCAGATCAAGTCTCAAGACGGGCATTAGTTGCTTTGTTTCTTATTCTTTCCTGGGTTGTGGTCATTGTCCAATGCTTCACGGGTTCTGATATATTAAGGTGGCGATCATTCTATGCAACACATGACATGGCTTGGAAAGCTCATTACAGGGAAGTGTTTGATCATGGAATTCGAGAAGCTTTATGCTGCCTAGGGCGTGCAAAGTATCT AACCGTATTGGAAGAGGATGAGGTTTACTCTGTGGCAAGACTTCTGGGTGATTTGGTTGCATATCGTGCTTCTGGGACAGGACATTTGGAACTTTTAGCAG GGCTTGCACTACTGCAGAAAAATGAGAATTTGCCTCATTTACAAAATAACCTTACGGAGGCACCTCGTAATATTATGCAAGAAGCTGCTGTTCTGCACCCCTTTGCTGAAGCATGTTACACG GGACCTCTCCTTGATGTTGGGAGAAACCCTATTTTGTTTCCCTGTGCATGGCTTTACAGACAAGGTGTTTTAACTCCATGGTCGCGCAGAAG ACGCCCTGCACTTGATGGTGACAACTGGTGGCGAGGGCATGCTGCAGCTTTCCTTAGATTTGTTCACATACCAGCTAAAGCACTTCTACGAGGTCGAGTTTGCCAG AGCAAGAGGGAAGCTGCTTACTTTGTCGTGGTCCTGCATGACAAAAAAACAGTTGTTATAGCAGTTCGTGGAACCGAAACACCAGAAGATCTCATAACTGATGGATTATGCAGAGAATGTGCATTTACTATGGAGGATTTGGATGGACTAGTAAA ATGCGAACAATTACCTGCAACTACAAGGGAGAGAGTTATTTCTACATTTCCACATTATGGACATGGTGGAATTCTAGAGTCTGCTAGGGAGCTTTTCATGCAACTCCATGAGTGCACAGGAG ATAATTTGTCATCCAGAACAGTTGGATTTCTTCCTACACTGGTGGGGGAAGGCAGTGAATGTCATGGATATAAAATTCGACTTGTTGGGCATTCTTTAGGGGGTGCTGTTGCTGCAGTTCTTGGAATGATG CTTTTTGGCAGATACCCAGACGTGCATGTATATGCATACGGACCACTACCTTGTGTGGACTTTGTAATAGCTGAAGCCTGTTCGCAATTTGTTACAAC CATCGTGTGCAATGATGAGTTTTCTTCTCGACTTTCAATCAACTCAATCCTGAGGCTGCGTGCTGCTGCAATAAGGGCTCTTTCAGATAACTCTCCAGCTGATACAGCAATGATTCAGAAACTTGCTCGCAGAATTTTGCATGTTAACAAGTATCATGATAGTGGTACTGATGGTGGCATAATGGAGGACCAAACTGATAGTCGTAAAAGGGCCACAGCGAGGCACACATTTGAAG GGAGGGCAGTATCTACTGATCGACGGTTTCCACATCAGGATGCATCTTATACTAGTACTTCTGAACCAGACCTCCTAAATTTACAAAATGGCTTCAATGGTTATAATGGGTCTAATTCATCCATAGACGAGTATATGAGCTCTCGGATTCCAGATACTGATTGTGATGTCCAGACGATTTCCCTTCACGGGCTTGATTCTGGTTCAGAACAGCATCACACTTCTTATAGGGATATACCAGTTGAGCCTCCTGAGATGTTTCTTGCAGGCTTAGTTATTCATATAGTGCGGCAAAGAAGAAGCCTCTTTCCTCTTTGGAAATGCTGGAGCTTTCAGGGAAGTGAACCACCGTATAAAGcttttttggcaaaaagaGAGAACTTCACGGATCTTGCTGTTACTCCTGCGATGTTTACGGATCACCTACCATGGAG gtgtCACTATGCTATGCAGAGAATTCTGGAAGCGCAAACGTCAGCAAGTTGCACTAATTCTGATTCACCGGTAGAACGCTTGGTATGA
- the LOC102707861 gene encoding uncharacterized protein ycf20, translating to MACASKTIPIGFANCGIYGETRLLSPSYKNYPRRFSYKFLKVRAVQGNDGRRRLVDIIRIIPELSRNYFRSRSRRALFGGISLLGGFYVAQTISLSFGALGVNDVIAAVVCVLLTEYVTKFYYSRPKVTFPFALLNNFKMGFTYGLFIDAFKLAS from the coding sequence ATGGCATGTGCTTCAAAAACCATTCCAATTGGTTTTGCCAACTGTGGTATTTATGGAGAGACAAGGCTACTCTCACCAAGCTACAAAAACTACCCAAGGAGATTCTCTTATAAATTTCTCAAAGTTCGTGCAGTACAGGGAAATGATGGCCGTCGAAGGTTAGTTGACATAATCCGAATcatccctgaactctcaagaAACTATTTCAGAAGCCGGTCAAGGAGAGCTCTTTTTGGTGGTATATCACTTCTGGGTGGCTTTTATGTGGCGCAAACAATATCTCTTTCTTTTGGAGCATTGGGTGTGAACGATGTTATAGCAGCAGTTGTGTGTGTCCTGCTGACTGAATATGTAACTAAGTTTTACTACAGCCGGCCTAAGGTTACCTTCCCATTTGCTctcctcaacaacttcaagaTGGGTTTCACATATGGCCTGTTTATTGATGCCTTCAAGCTTGCTAGCTGA
- the LOC102716965 gene encoding pentatricopeptide repeat-containing protein At1g06710, mitochondrial, giving the protein MIGRRAAAVEALRASLRRACSSSSHAAAGSSSSDDHHLLGLVEPPAPPQPPQPRLGPGDFAFLQEPAPAIPVAALPPPEAVLISKAIRAFGADFDGRAERVLRRYREFLTDSVVVAVLGAVRAPELCARFFLWAERQVGYSHTGACYDALASVLGFDGRARAAERLLREIGEEDREVLGRLLNVLVRQCCRRGMWGEALEELGRLKDFGYRPSKVTYNALIQVLSSVGQVDLGFRVQKEMSESGFFMDRFTVGCFAHALCKEGRWMDALDMIEKEDFKLDTVLCTHMISGLMEASYFDEAMSFLHRMRCNSCIPNVVTYRTLLSGFLKKKELGWCKRIINMMMTEGCNPNPSLFTSLVHWYCNAKDYAYAYKLLKRMTTCGCPPGYVVYNIFIGSICGQEKLPKPDLLDLAEKIYGEMLAANCILNKVNVANFARCLCGVRKFDKAFQLIKEMMRKGFVPDTSTYSKVITFLCHATKVEKAFLLFQEMKMVGVTPDVYTYTILIDSFCKAGLIEQAQCWFEEMRSVGCSPTVVTYTALIHAYLKAKQVPQANDIFHRMVDAGCRPNDVTYGALVDGFCKAGNIRKAFDVYAKLIGTSDSAESDFYFPCENRDSITPNVVTYGALVDGLCKAHKVTHAHELLDAMLSSGCEPNHIVYDALIDGFCKAGKIDSAQEVFLQMTKCGYLPSVHTYTSLIDRMFKDGRLDLAMKVLSQMLKDSCSPNVVTYTAMIDGLCRIGENDKALKLLSLMEEKGCSPNVVTYTALIDGLGKAGKIDLSLDLFTQMSRKGCSPNYVTYRVLINHLCAAGLLDKARLLLGEMKQTYWPKYLQGYRCAIQGFSKSFIASLGILEEMGSYATVPIAPVYGMLVDCFSKAGRLEIAMELHKEMMEVPSPVKIDNAMYASLIQALCLASQVEEAFRLYSEMTKRGLVPELSVFVCLIKGLIEVKKWNEALQLCYAICHEGVNWQGNKSFHGG; this is encoded by the exons ATGAtcggccgccgcgcggcggcggtagaAGCACTACGCGCCTCCCTGCGCCGCGCCTGCTCCTCGTcctcccacgccgccgccggctcctcctcctccgacgacCACCACCTGCTCGGCCTCGTCGAGCCACCCGCCCCGCCGCAGCCACCCCAGCCCCGCCTCGGCCCCGGAGACTTCGCGTTTCTCCAGGAGCCCGCCCCTGCcatccccgtcgccgccctcccgcCCCCGGAGGCCGTGCTGATCTCCAAGGCGATCCGAGCCTTCGGCGCCGACTTCGACGGCAGGGCGGAGCGGGTGCTCCGGCGGTACCGCGAGTTCCTGACGGACTCCGTCGTGGTGGCGGTTCTCGGGGCGGTGCGCGCCCCGGAGCTCTGCGCGAGGTTCTTCCTCTGGGCCGAGCGGCAGGTCGGGTACAGCCACACCGGCGCCTGCTACGACGCTCTGGCCAGTGTACTGGGCTTTGACGGCCGCGCCAGGGCCGCCGAGAGGCTGCTGAGGGAGATTGGGGAAGAGGACCGCGAGGTGCTCGGCAGATTGCTCAATGTGCTAGTGCGGCAATGCTGCCGCCGAGGGATGTGGGGCGAGGCTCTGGAGGAGCTTGGGAGGCTGAAGGACTTTGGGTACAGGCCATCAAAAGTGACATACAATGCTCTGATCCAGGTGCTTTCGAGCGTGGGACAGGTTGACCTGGGGTTCCGGGTTCAGAAGGAGATGTCTGAATCAGGGTTCTTCATGGACCGGTTCACCGTAGGGTGCTTTGCGCATGCACTTTGCAAAGAGGGGCGGTGGATGGATGCACTAGACATGATAGAGAAGGAGGATTTCAAGCTTGACACAGTGTTATGCACGCATATGATCAGCGGGCTGATGGAGGCATCATATTTTGACGAGGCCATGTCATTCCTCCATAGGATGCGATGCAACTCATGTATTCCAAATGTGGTCACGTATAGGACGTTGCTCTCAggatttttgaaaaagaaggAGCTTGGCTGGTGCAAGAGGATCATTAACATGATGATGACCGAGGGCTGCAATCCAAATCCATCCTTGTTTACTTCCCTTGTGCATTGGTATTGCAATGCTAAGGattatgcatatgcatataaacTTTTGAAGAGGATGACTACCTGTGGTTGCCCTCCTGGTTATGTtgtatacaatatttttattggaagTATTTGTGGTCAGGAGAAATTACCGAAACCTGATTTGCTGGATTTAGCTGAGAAAATTTATGGAGAGATGCTGGCTGCTAATTGTATTCTTAATAAGGTTAATGTTGCCAATTTTGCTCGATGCCTTTGTGGTGTCAGGAAGTTTGACAAGGCATTTCAGCTTATAAAGGAGATGATGAGGAAAGGTTTTGTCCCTGATACAAGTACATACTCTAAGGTGATCACTTTTCTCTGCCATGCTACTAAGGTAGAGAAAGCTTTCCTTCTGTTCCAAGAGATGAAGATGGTTGGTGTAACTCCTGATGTGTATACATACACAATTTTGATCGACAGCTTTTGTAAAGCTGGACTCATTGAACAAGCCCAGTGTTGGTTTGAGGAGATGAGGAGTGTGGGTTGCTCCCCAACCGTGGTGACATATACTGCACTTATTCATGCTTACCTAAAAGCTAAGCAGGTACCTCAGgctaatgatatatttcacCGAATGGTTGATGCTGGTTGTCGTCCAAATGATGTTACTTATGGTGCATTGGTAGATGGCTTCTGCAAAGCAGGCAACATCAGAAAGGCTTTTGATGTTTATGCCAAATTAATTGGAACTTCTGATAGCGCAGAATCTGATTTTTACTTTCCATGTGAGAACAGAGACTCAATTACTCCAAATGTTGTCACCTATGGTGCACTAGTAGATGGCTTGTGCAAAGCTCACAAAGTGACCCATGCTCATGAATTATTAGATGCTATGTTATCTTCTGGTTGCGAGCCCAATCACATTGTGTATGATGCTCTTATTGATGGCTTTTGCAAAGCTGGAAAAATTGACAGCGCTCAGGAGGTATTTCTGCAGATGACAAAGTGTGGGTACCTTCCTAGTGTACATACATACACCTCTTTGATTGACAGGATGTTCAAGGATGGAAGACTTGATCTTGCGATGAAAGTTCTCTCCCAGATGTTAAAGGATTCTTGTTCTCCTAATGTTGTTACTTACACAGCTATGATCGATGGTCTTTGTAGAATAGGTGAAAATGACAAAGCCCTAAAGCTTCTGTCATTGATGGAAGAGAAAGGATGCAGTCCAAATGTTGTAACTTACACTGCTCTTATAGATGGATTGGGGAAAGCTGGTAAGATTGATCTGAGTCTTGACCTTTTTACACAAATGAGCAGAAAAGGGTGTTCTCCCAATTATGTTACGTACAGAGTTCTGATAAACCACTTGTGTGCTGCTGGTCTTTTGGATAAGGCTCGTTTACTGCTTGGTGAAATGAAGCAGACTTACTGGCCAAAGTACCTACAAGGATACCGATGTGCAATTCAAGGTTTCAGCAAGAGCTTTATCGCTTCTCTTGGTATTTTGGAGGAGATGGGATCATATGCCACAGTGCCGATTGCTCCTGTTTATGGGATGCTGGTTGATTGTTTCTCCAAGGCTGGCAGACTGGAGATAGCTATGGAGTTGCACAAAGAGATGATGGAAGTTCCGTCACCCGTAAAAATTGATAATGCCATGTATGCCTCATTGATCCAGGCACTCTGTTTAGCATCTCAAGTTGAAGAAGCATTTCGATTGTATAGTGAAATGACAAAGCGAGGCCTTGTACCTGAGTTAAGTGTCTTTGTTTGCCTCATAAAGGGATTAATTGAAGTAAAAAAGTGGAACGAAGCCCTCCAGTTGTGCTATGCCATATGTCATGAG GGTGTGAATTGGCAGGGCAACAAATCGTTTCATGGAGGCTAG
- the LOC102717245 gene encoding uncharacterized protein LOC102717245 isoform X2, translating into MHRKPLLPTLATRGPPSSSLAPRPPLLLSLRRLLFPRRRAPSSPPPAARRRPAAAAMAGAAGDPVASAAAAAGGAASFRVGMVRVVSFLVGGLNVAVLLLGLYLIDGVLPPGCGGGLALAAAPALAGVRVLSMIGAARAQHATADAIARLHLDEGAASVAADAVARHDIRVRYKRWLWWTRFGMAVGAMQLVGAIYLMFVIVRDLSNERRATSCFFGQDEADQVSRRALVALFLILSWVVVIVQCFTGSDILRWRSFYATHDMAWKAHYREVFDHGIREALCCLGRAKYLTVLEEDEVYSVARLLGDLVAYRASGTGHLELLAGLALLQKNENLPHLQNNLTEAPRNIMQEAAVLHPFAEACYTGPLLDVGRNPILFPCAWLYRQGVLTPWSRRRRPALDGDNWWRGHAAAFLRFVHIPAKALLRGRVCQSKREAAYFVVVLHDKKTVVIAVRGTETPEDLITDGLCRECAFTMEDLDGLVKCEQLPATTRERVISTFPHYGHGGILESARELFMQLHECTGDNLSSRTVGFLPTLVGEGSECHGYKIRLVGHSLGGAVAAVLGMMLFGRYPDVHVYAYGPLPCVDFVIAEACSQFVTTIVCNDEFSSRLSINSILRLRAAAIRALSDNSPADTAMIQKLARRILHVNKYHDSGTDGGIMEDQTDSRKRATARHTFEGRAVSTDRRFPHQDASYTSTSEPDLLNLQNGFNGYNGSNSSIDEYMSSRIPDTDCDVQTISLHGLDSGSEQHHTSYRDIPVEPPEMFLAGLVIHIVRQRRSLFPLWKCWSFQGSEPPYKAFLAKRENFTDLAVTPAMFTDHLPWREFWKRKRQQVALILIHR; encoded by the exons ATGCATAGAAAGCCCCTCCTCCCCACCCTCGCCACCCGCGGGCCGCCCAGCAGCAGCCTCGCCCCCCGTCCCCCGCTCCTCCTTTCgcttcgccgcctcctcttcccgcgccgccgcgcgccctcctcgccgccgcctgctgcccGACGGaggcccgctgccgccgccatggcgggCGCCGCTGGCGACCCCGtggcctccgcggcggcggcggcgggtggggcCGCCTCGTTCCGGGTCGGGATGGTGCGGGTGGTCTCGTTCCTCGTCGGGGGCCTCAACGTGGCCGTGCTGCTGCTCGGGCTGTACCTCATCGACGGCGTCCTCCCGCCGGGGTGCGGCGGGGggctcgcgctcgccgccgcgcccgcgctggCGGGGGTCCGCGTGCTCTCCATgatcggcgccgcgcgcgcgcagcaCGCTACAGCGGATGCCATCGCGAGGCTCCACCTCGACGAGGGCGCCGCGTCCGTCGCCGCTGATGCCGTAGCGCGCCACGATATCAGG GTGAGGTATAAACGCTGGTTGTGGTGGACTAGATTCGGCATGGCAGTGGGTGCAATGCAATTGGTTGGGGCGATTTATCTCATGTTTGTCATTGTGAGAGATCTTTCAAATGAAAGAAGAGCCACTTCCTGTTTCTTTG GACAGGATGAAGCAGATCAAGTCTCAAGACGGGCATTAGTTGCTTTGTTTCTTATTCTTTCCTGGGTTGTGGTCATTGTCCAATGCTTCACGGGTTCTGATATATTAAGGTGGCGATCATTCTATGCAACACATGACATGGCTTGGAAAGCTCATTACAGGGAAGTGTTTGATCATGGAATTCGAGAAGCTTTATGCTGCCTAGGGCGTGCAAAGTATCT AACCGTATTGGAAGAGGATGAGGTTTACTCTGTGGCAAGACTTCTGGGTGATTTGGTTGCATATCGTGCTTCTGGGACAGGACATTTGGAACTTTTAGCAG GGCTTGCACTACTGCAGAAAAATGAGAATTTGCCTCATTTACAAAATAACCTTACGGAGGCACCTCGTAATATTATGCAAGAAGCTGCTGTTCTGCACCCCTTTGCTGAAGCATGTTACACG GGACCTCTCCTTGATGTTGGGAGAAACCCTATTTTGTTTCCCTGTGCATGGCTTTACAGACAAGGTGTTTTAACTCCATGGTCGCGCAGAAG ACGCCCTGCACTTGATGGTGACAACTGGTGGCGAGGGCATGCTGCAGCTTTCCTTAGATTTGTTCACATACCAGCTAAAGCACTTCTACGAGGTCGAGTTTGCCAG AGCAAGAGGGAAGCTGCTTACTTTGTCGTGGTCCTGCATGACAAAAAAACAGTTGTTATAGCAGTTCGTGGAACCGAAACACCAGAAGATCTCATAACTGATGGATTATGCAGAGAATGTGCATTTACTATGGAGGATTTGGATGGACTAGTAAA ATGCGAACAATTACCTGCAACTACAAGGGAGAGAGTTATTTCTACATTTCCACATTATGGACATGGTGGAATTCTAGAGTCTGCTAGGGAGCTTTTCATGCAACTCCATGAGTGCACAGGAG ATAATTTGTCATCCAGAACAGTTGGATTTCTTCCTACACTGGTGGGGGAAGGCAGTGAATGTCATGGATATAAAATTCGACTTGTTGGGCATTCTTTAGGGGGTGCTGTTGCTGCAGTTCTTGGAATGATG CTTTTTGGCAGATACCCAGACGTGCATGTATATGCATACGGACCACTACCTTGTGTGGACTTTGTAATAGCTGAAGCCTGTTCGCAATTTGTTACAAC CATCGTGTGCAATGATGAGTTTTCTTCTCGACTTTCAATCAACTCAATCCTGAGGCTGCGTGCTGCTGCAATAAGGGCTCTTTCAGATAACTCTCCAGCTGATACAGCAATGATTCAGAAACTTGCTCGCAGAATTTTGCATGTTAACAAGTATCATGATAGTGGTACTGATGGTGGCATAATGGAGGACCAAACTGATAGTCGTAAAAGGGCCACAGCGAGGCACACATTTGAAG GGAGGGCAGTATCTACTGATCGACGGTTTCCACATCAGGATGCATCTTATACTAGTACTTCTGAACCAGACCTCCTAAATTTACAAAATGGCTTCAATGGTTATAATGGGTCTAATTCATCCATAGACGAGTATATGAGCTCTCGGATTCCAGATACTGATTGTGATGTCCAGACGATTTCCCTTCACGGGCTTGATTCTGGTTCAGAACAGCATCACACTTCTTATAGGGATATACCAGTTGAGCCTCCTGAGATGTTTCTTGCAGGCTTAGTTATTCATATAGTGCGGCAAAGAAGAAGCCTCTTTCCTCTTTGGAAATGCTGGAGCTTTCAGGGAAGTGAACCACCGTATAAAGcttttttggcaaaaagaGAGAACTTCACGGATCTTGCTGTTACTCCTGCGATGTTTACGGATCACCTACCATGGAG AGAATTCTGGAAGCGCAAACGTCAGCAAGTTGCACTAATTCTGATTCACCGGTAG